The Caproicibacterium lactatifermentans genome contains a region encoding:
- a CDS encoding ABC-three component system protein: MNELNMSSYIQIMQEGLMEHDKQEAAGVFLLSSINDQDYVAENGYSTTILSSKKISRIVSREDNVPDGIKQASAKQNVIDDTIKYFRDVVAKDLNPHMTDDTIDKLVKVIEADDNIPVSKKKKLIAFHEKGDEPGFLAEVFLYAVNKPNKKVGAEVEYADAPLLAEANYECPLCHKKLVDTIKGKAIKRYTITQIFPDDLDEDTAAAFKALHPAPAHLDKPENLIALDDDCSEKYSIDPTVEEYGQLYEIKKELSQNYKAKMEVNGVQLEEDIRTVLDALSQIKDASELVELEYNALRIDEKFKPENFILKNETQVQVVTYYRYIEKVFSNSTSDFDTIAAEVKISSSKLEKAGLPQADVITNLSEWIRNKAGLGTESILACNIVVAFFIQNCEVFHNEAS; this comes from the coding sequence ATGAACGAATTGAACATGTCGTCTTATATCCAGATCATGCAGGAAGGACTGATGGAGCATGATAAACAGGAGGCGGCAGGTGTATTTTTACTGAGTTCGATAAATGATCAGGATTATGTGGCTGAGAATGGTTACAGCACAACAATTCTGAGCTCGAAAAAGATCAGTAGGATTGTCAGCAGGGAGGACAACGTACCGGATGGAATTAAGCAGGCTTCTGCAAAGCAGAATGTCATAGACGATACGATCAAATATTTCAGGGATGTGGTAGCCAAGGATCTGAATCCGCACATGACTGATGACACCATTGATAAATTGGTGAAGGTCATCGAGGCAGACGACAACATTCCTGTTAGCAAAAAGAAAAAGCTCATCGCCTTCCATGAGAAAGGTGACGAGCCAGGATTCCTGGCAGAGGTTTTCCTTTATGCTGTCAACAAGCCGAATAAAAAGGTCGGCGCAGAGGTAGAGTATGCCGATGCACCATTACTTGCGGAAGCAAACTACGAATGCCCGCTATGCCATAAGAAACTCGTAGATACGATTAAAGGGAAGGCAATCAAGCGGTATACGATTACACAAATCTTCCCTGATGATTTAGACGAAGATACCGCTGCAGCATTTAAAGCATTGCATCCTGCTCCTGCACATCTTGATAAGCCGGAAAACCTGATAGCGTTGGATGATGACTGTTCAGAAAAATATTCCATCGATCCTACGGTTGAAGAGTACGGCCAGCTTTATGAAATAAAGAAGGAGTTATCTCAAAACTATAAGGCCAAGATGGAAGTAAACGGTGTCCAGCTTGAAGAAGATATCCGAACTGTACTTGATGCACTTAGCCAGATAAAGGATGCATCTGAGCTTGTTGAGCTCGAATACAATGCGCTCCGGATTGATGAAAAGTTCAAGCCAGAGAATTTCATCCTGAAGAATGAGACCCAGGTGCAGGTGGTTACATACTACCGGTATATAGAGAAGGTCTTTTCAAATTCGACATCAGATTTTGACACCATTGCGGCTGAGGTGAAAATCAGTTCTTCAAAGTTGGAAAAGGCGGGACTACCGCAGGCGGATGTTATTACCAATCTGTCAGAGTGGATTCGTAACAAAGCAGGATTAGGAACGGAAAGCATACTGGCGTGCAATATTGTCGTTGCTTTCTTTATACAGAATTGTGAGGTGTTCCATAATGAAGCTTCCTAG
- a CDS encoding ABC-three component system middle component 7 yields the protein MKLPSKVTPYKESTIAKFPVVLELLEKSDMTPQELYAKVRKSKIKDISEFVEVLDCLYAMNKIEIDEEVLHYVG from the coding sequence ATGAAGCTTCCTAGTAAAGTGACTCCATACAAAGAGAGCACCATCGCGAAATTTCCGGTCGTGCTGGAGCTTCTTGAGAAAAGTGATATGACGCCGCAAGAACTTTATGCAAAAGTTCGAAAAAGCAAGATTAAGGATATAAGCGAGTTCGTAGAAGTCCTCGATTGTCTTTATGCCATGAACAAAATAGAAATTGACGAGGAGGTGCTCCACTATGTTGGTTGA